A window of Mangifera indica cultivar Alphonso chromosome 13, CATAS_Mindica_2.1, whole genome shotgun sequence contains these coding sequences:
- the LOC123194030 gene encoding 4-coumarate--CoA ligase CCL1-like codes for MESKQEDTFIFRSKLPDIYIPNHLPLHSYCFESISQFRDRPCIINGSTGESFSYADVELTARKVGTGFAKFGIKKGDVIMLLLQNCPEFVFAFLGASYIGAISTTANPFYTPAEIAKQAAASKAKLIITQAVYAAKVKDFAEENGIKIITTDSPPDEKWSHFSELTQEDESQIPAVKISPDDVVALPYSSGTTGLPKGVMLTHKGLVTSVAQQVDGENPNLYFHKEDVILCVLPLFHIYSLNSVLLCALRVGAAILIMQKFEIIPLAELVQKHKVTIAPFVPPIVLAIAKSPDVDKYDFSSIRTVLSGAAPMGKELEAAVRAKIPNAKLGQGYGMTEAGPLLAMCLAFAKEPFEVKSGACGTVVRNAEMKIVDPDSGVSLPRNQPGEICIRGAQIMKGYLNDPEATENTIDKEGWLHTGDIGYIDEDDELFIVDRLKELIKYKGFQVAPAELEAMLIAHSSITDAAVVPMKDEAAGEVPVAFVVRSNGSKITEEEIKKYIYDQVIFYKRINKVFFTDLIPKAPSGKILRKVLRERLAAGVPN; via the exons ATGGAGTCTAAACAAGAAGATACTTTCATTTTCAGATCAAAACTCCCTGACATTTACATCCCTAATCACCTCCCTTTACACTCTTATTGCTTCGAAAGCATCTCCCAATTCAGAGATCGTCCTTGCATCATCAACGGCTCCACCGGTGAATCATTTTCTTATGCTGATGTTGAACTCACCGCTCGTAAAGTTGGCACCGGTTTTGCCAAATTTGGTATAAAAAAAGGTGATGTTATAATGCTTTTGCTTCAAAACTGTCCCGAATTTGTCTTTGCTTTTCTTGGAGCTTCTTATATCGGCGCTATCAGTACGACGGCCAATCCTTTTTACACTCCAGCTGAGATCGCTAAACAAGCAGCGGCATCCAAGGCGAAACTTATCATTACTCAAGCGGTTTATGCCGCCAAAGTGAAGGATTTCGCCGAAGAAAATGGGATCAAAATCATCACCACTGATTCACCACCCGACGAGAAATGGTCACACTTCTCGGAGTTGACTCAAGAGGACGAGAGCCAAATTCCCGCAGTCAAAATCAGCCCCGACGACGTCGTGGCGCTTCCCTATTCTTCGGGTACAACAGGGTTGCCAAAAGGAGTCATGTTGACACACAAAGGACTTGTAACCAGCGTTGCCCAACAAGTTGATGGAGAAAACCctaatttgtattttcacaaGGAGGATGTGATTTTATGTGTATTGCCtttgtttcatatttattcTCTAAACTCGGTGTTGCTTTGCGCGCTCAGAGTTGGCGCGGCGATCTTGATTATGCAAAAGTTTGAGATCATTCCTTTAGCGGAGTTGGTTCAGAAACACAAGGTGACGATTGCACCGTTCGTGCCGCCGATTGTTTTGGCGATCGCCAAGAGTCCTGACGTTGATAAGTATGATTTCTCGTCGATAAGGACTGTATTATCTGGGGCGGCTCCCATGGGGAAGGAGCTTGAGGCTGCCGTCAGAGCTAAAATTCCAAACGCTAAACTTGGACAG GGGTATGGAATGACAGAAGCTGGGCCACTGTTGGCAATGTGCTTGGCGTTTGCGAAGGAGCCTTTCGAGGTAAAATCCGGGGCGTGTGGGACTGTAGTCAGAAATGCCGAGATGAAAATCGTCGATCCCGATAGTGGAGTATCGCTTCCCCGAAATCAACCCGGCGAGATTTGTATTAGGGGTGCCCAGATCATGAAAG GTTATCTTAACGATCCAGAGGCCACAGAGAATACCATAGACAAAGAAGGATGGTTGCATACAGGTGATATAGGTTACATTGACGAAGATGATGAACTATTCATCGTTGATCGATTGAAGGAATTGATCAAATACAAAGGCTTCCAAGTTGCCCCCGCTGAGCTTGAAGCCATGTTGATTGCTCATTCTAGTATCACTGATGCCGCTGTTGTACC AATGAAAGATGAGGCTGCAGGAGAAGTTCCGGTTGCATTTGTCGTCAGATCAAACGGCTCTAAGATCACTGAGGAGGAAATCAAGAAGTACATTTACGACCAG GTAATCTTCTACAAGAGAATCAATAAGGTTTTCTTCACGGATTTGATTCCGAAAGCTCCATCAGGAAAAATATTGCGAAAAGTCTTGAGAGAGAGGTTAGCAGCTGGAGTTCCCAACTAG